From the genome of Leptolyngbya iicbica LK, one region includes:
- a CDS encoding recombinase family protein — translation MLTILNLTLRLGGLAATDWQAEKVRSLLPDCMTTFAYTCLSPYHPVSSQPPFEVTVDRVYIDYCQVHDPRPELQRLLDDCRQERPERVLIQQLGDLGSSPAAVFARLKTLEEQGIWVAAADGSYATADTPSAELSSERLLQLAATVEAQHRRQQLAAGHARNRINLLPPPGRAPYGYRRGRYRYALDKATAPAVKAFFEQFILYGSIRGATRFLEKKYGKKISPSTAQRWLQHPIYRGDSEYKDGQVIRDTHTPIISRDEAAQVDRLLRRNRKLPPKTVSAERSLAGLVQCAECQSKLRVSRVTRPRQSSDYLYLRPMQCGREKHCRAIAYDAVLAQTIAAIGQEFPQAVANFQAPPVGAIKAGISAQITAKTDLLTQVDQLQAQGVLDSTSADLRRYTLRGELADLEQQRSQLPPENLAEIAQTLGSAEFWQGLSESERRVYLREFIQTIWLERDEAAWQVRIQFVF, via the coding sequence ATGCTCACTATCCTAAATCTGACCTTAAGGCTTGGCGGCTTAGCGGCGACTGACTGGCAAGCTGAAAAGGTGCGATCGCTGCTTCCAGACTGCATGACCACGTTTGCCTACACCTGCCTATCGCCTTATCACCCGGTGTCGTCTCAGCCGCCATTTGAGGTGACGGTCGATCGCGTGTATATCGACTATTGCCAGGTCCATGACCCCCGCCCCGAACTGCAACGCCTTTTGGACGACTGTCGTCAGGAACGGCCCGAACGGGTACTCATTCAGCAATTGGGCGATTTGGGCAGTTCGCCAGCGGCGGTTTTTGCCAGGCTGAAAACCCTAGAAGAGCAAGGAATTTGGGTGGCTGCGGCGGACGGTAGTTATGCCACGGCGGATACCCCGAGCGCTGAGTTATCGTCTGAACGGTTGTTGCAGCTAGCCGCCACCGTCGAAGCGCAACATCGCCGTCAACAGCTGGCGGCGGGACACGCCCGTAACCGCATCAATTTGCTGCCGCCACCGGGACGCGCGCCCTACGGTTATCGCCGTGGTCGCTATCGCTACGCCCTTGACAAAGCCACTGCTCCGGCGGTCAAGGCGTTTTTTGAGCAGTTCATTTTGTATGGCTCCATTCGGGGAGCGACCCGATTTTTAGAGAAAAAATATGGCAAAAAAATTTCGCCTTCCACAGCTCAACGGTGGCTGCAACATCCCATCTATCGTGGGGATTCGGAATATAAAGACGGGCAAGTGATTCGGGATACGCATACACCGATCATTTCTCGGGATGAGGCGGCTCAGGTCGATCGCTTGCTGCGGCGTAACCGCAAACTGCCACCCAAAACGGTGAGTGCCGAGCGATCGCTGGCTGGACTGGTGCAGTGTGCCGAGTGTCAGAGCAAGCTGCGGGTTTCACGGGTGACGCGCCCGCGCCAATCGTCAGACTATCTGTATTTGCGTCCCATGCAATGCGGTCGGGAAAAGCACTGCCGCGCGATCGCTTATGATGCGGTGCTCGCCCAGACGATCGCCGCGATCGGTCAGGAATTTCCCCAAGCGGTGGCGAACTTTCAGGCTCCCCCCGTGGGTGCGATTAAAGCCGGAATTAGCGCTCAAATTACGGCTAAGACAGACCTGTTGACTCAGGTTGATCAGCTGCAGGCACAAGGGGTGTTGGACTCCACCAGCGCGGATTTGCGTCGCTATACCCTGCGGGGCGAACTGGCGGATTTAGAACAACAGCGATCGCAACTGCCCCCCGAAAATCTGGCCGAGATTGCCCAGACTCTCGGGTCTGCCGAGTTTTGGCAAGGGCTCTCTGAGTCAGAACGCCGCGTCTATCTGCGCGAATTCATCCAAACTATTTGGCTAGAGCGGGACGAAGCGGCTTGGCAAGTGAGGATTCAGTTTGTGTTTTAG
- a CDS encoding NAD(P)/FAD-dependent oxidoreductase, which translates to MTEAAQRICILGGGFGGLYTALRLNSLPWSTPEPVEIVLIDQRDRFLFAPLLYELVTGELATWEIAPAYSELLANTRIRFIQTTVESVNQSEQQVQLGTGETLHYDRLVLAVGGETPMDKVPGAAEYALPFRTVEDAQQLQERLRALETSDAEKIRVAVVGGGYSGVELACKVADRLGDRGRVRLVERADDILQTSTEFNRQAARDALSERGIWLDLETSVDQITADTLTLTFRDQTDELPVDIVLWTVGTRVVPLLDTLDLPRSDRQQIQVEPTLQVVGHPEIYALGDLADCKDATGQQVPNTAQSALQQADYAGWNLWASLRDRPQLPFRYQHLGEMMTLGIDNATLTGLGIKLDGPMAHVARRLTYLYRMPTLDHQIRVGLNWIQQPIRDLLSV; encoded by the coding sequence ATGACTGAGGCAGCACAGCGAATTTGTATTTTAGGCGGCGGGTTTGGGGGGCTCTACACCGCCCTGCGCCTGAATTCTTTGCCCTGGAGCACCCCCGAGCCGGTGGAAATTGTGTTGATCGATCAGCGCGATCGCTTCCTATTTGCGCCGCTGCTCTACGAATTGGTAACCGGGGAACTCGCCACTTGGGAAATCGCCCCCGCCTACAGTGAGTTGCTGGCGAATACCCGCATTCGCTTTATTCAAACCACAGTGGAATCGGTCAACCAAAGCGAACAGCAAGTGCAGCTGGGAACTGGAGAAACCTTGCACTACGACCGCCTCGTGCTAGCCGTCGGGGGTGAAACGCCGATGGATAAAGTGCCAGGAGCCGCTGAGTATGCCCTGCCTTTCCGCACGGTGGAGGATGCCCAGCAGCTGCAAGAGCGGTTACGCGCCCTGGAAACCTCCGATGCGGAAAAAATTCGCGTGGCCGTCGTAGGCGGCGGCTACAGTGGCGTCGAGTTGGCGTGTAAAGTGGCCGATCGCTTGGGCGATCGCGGACGGGTACGCCTGGTCGAACGGGCCGACGACATTCTGCAAACTTCAACGGAATTCAACCGCCAAGCGGCCCGTGACGCCCTCTCAGAGCGCGGTATCTGGCTCGATTTAGAAACGAGCGTTGACCAGATCACCGCAGATACCCTCACGCTGACCTTCCGTGATCAGACCGATGAATTGCCCGTCGACATTGTGTTGTGGACGGTGGGGACCCGCGTGGTGCCGCTGCTCGACACCCTGGATCTGCCCCGTAGCGATCGCCAGCAAATTCAAGTTGAACCCACCTTGCAAGTGGTGGGCCACCCCGAAATTTACGCCCTGGGCGACCTGGCCGACTGCAAAGACGCCACCGGCCAACAAGTGCCAAACACCGCTCAATCGGCCCTGCAACAGGCCGACTATGCTGGCTGGAACCTCTGGGCCTCTCTGCGCGATCGCCCACAGCTGCCCTTCCGGTATCAGCATTTGGGCGAAATGATGACTCTCGGCATCGACAATGCCACCCTCACCGGCTTGGGCATTAAGCTCGACGGACCGATGGCCCACGTAGCCCGCCGCCTCACATACTTGTATCGGATGCCCACCCTGGATCATCAAATTCGCGTGGGGTTGAATTGGATTCAGCAGCCCATTCGTGATCTGTTGTCGGTATAG